The Bdellovibrio bacteriovorus W nucleotide sequence GGAAGGCGAACCAGGCCCTTACGTTGGAAGTATTCAAGATGATATTCGTAGTCTTTTAGATTGGAATATTATCGAGGACTCTAAAGCTGAGAAGAAAACAGAGGTTAAGGATCCTAAGAAAGACGATAAGAAGAATGAGAAAAAAGACTCTGTAGGTTCAGATAAAAAAGAAGACCCGAAGTCTCCTAAAAAAGATGAACCGAAAAAAGAAGAGCCTAAGAAGGAAACTCCTAAAAAAGAGGAGCCAAAAAAAGAGCAACCAAAAATAGAAGCTCCTAAAAAAGAGGAACCAAAGAAGGAAACACTTCCTCCTGCGAAGCCTCCTGTAAAAGACGAGAAAAAAGAAGGGCCAAAACCTGCGGATGTGGCAAAGGCTAATCAAGCAGTGGGCTCTGTGAACTCAGGTCGCCTTGAGAATGCAGCGAATTTGTTAACTATTGAAAAGAACCTAACTATACCAGGTTTTAAAATTCTTAGGCCCGAGCGTTTGGCGCATTTTGGTGCGAATGAGCTTTCTTACATCATACAGTTGATGGGCAAAACGACGGAGAGGCTTTTGCCGGAATACAAATTATCGGTCGGAGACCTTTCTCGTGAAAGAGGCGGTCAGCTAGGACGTCATAAGTCTCATCAAAATGGTCTCGATGTGGATGTGGCATTCTTCTTTAAGAACAAAACCTTTCAGACCTTTTTTGCTTCTGCGGTGGCGGTCAACAAGCCCCATGCAGACTGGATGGTTGAGCCGCAATGGGAGCTTTTCAAAGAGGTCGTGAATACGAAGCTTATTGATCGCATCTTTATCCATGCGGCCCTTAAAAAGTCACTATGTGAGCATGCAATCAAGACGGGTGAGTTGCAAAAGGGTAAGAACGATAGTCTAGCTTTTGAAACTCTGCGCCGCTTGATCCCTGAAAAGGACCATCACAATCACTTCCATTTACGTGTGAAGTGTTCAAGTGCCCAAGTACGTTGCCGTCAAATGGCGGAGCCAGTCGCAAATTCTGGTTGTTTTTGACCGACACGCCAATGCCTGCCACAATGTAAGACATGGCAGATTGGCGTGATAGAAGTGAAATGAATGGCGATGTGGTGTTTTTTCGTTATGTCTCTGAAGGCATGGAGCGAAGTCACGACGAAGTCTTTGTTTGGGACATTGATAAAACTTATCTTGATACAACCATCGATTCTTTATCAGGATTGATGACCACTGTTTTAGAAAAAGCTCTGAATAAAAAAAATATCCCAGGTACAAACACTCTCATGCAGTCACTGTCGGCCTATCGCAAACAGCAAAAAGGCTATATGTATTTTCCGGTCTATTTCATTTCGGCCTCGCCGCCGCAGTTAGAAGAAAGAATTTACGAAAAGTTTGCGCTTGATAACATCCGTCCTTTTGGTTGTTTCTATAAAGACAATCTTGCAAATCTTCGCCCTGGAAGACTGTGGCGATTAACGAAGCAAGTAGGCTATAAGCTGCAAGCCCTCTTGCAGTTAAGAACTCGCTTAGCTGAAAACGTGAAGCAGATCTGCTGGGGGGATGATAGTGAGACCGACGCTATCATTTACAATCTTTATTCAGACATCTGTTCTCGACGCCTAAGTTCCCATGAGATCCGAACGATCTTAGAAAAACTCAACGTCACAGGAGAGCAAGTAAATACGATTCTCACTTTGCAAGAGGACATCCCAGAACAAGATCCTGTCGAGAAGATTTATATTAATTTAGCGACAGATACGGACCCAGATTATTATTTGAAGTTCGGTCGCCGCACTCTTGCAACTTATAATACATTTCAAGTGTCGTTAGATCTTTATCAAGATGGGCGCCTTGGTTTTGAGGGGCTCTACGCTGTTTTGCAGGACATGGTTTATAACTATGCCTATACGCCTGAAGAACTTATGAAAAGCTTTGATGAGTTTATTCGTCGGGGAGTCTTGGGTGAGCGAGCTTATGAAGAGATTAAGAGCTTCTTTGTCGAGAAGTCCTTGCTCTTAGATAGCTTCACTCCTTCGGTGGCACCTTTAAAAGAAAAAACAGTTGAGGCGGGGCACGTCTATGAGTTAGAAGGCGAGCATGAGCCTTGGATTCCAGAGCGCATCGACTACCTTCATGACTATCGCTAGGTTGAAGCCTTCGCGATTTTTCAAACTAGCGCAGTTTAATATTAATTATTCAAATCGCAGTGGGAATATCGTTGAGATCGGGTCTCCGCTAAATGCGCGGAACTCGACTCTGCGAAGAGCATCCAGCAGGCACTTTCTAAATGTGGCATCTTGAATATTGGAAGAAGCAATATCTGCTTGAGAAATTTTCCCAGTGCGCTCAATCGTAAAGCTGAGTGAGGCATGTCCTACCACACCTGGCGTTTTTTGCAGCAGCTGTGTATAGCATTTAAAAAACGAAGCACGATGATTCTTCAAAGTTTCTTGGAGATATTCAGACGTGAGACTTCCTGTAGTTGAAGGAGTCGAGGGTTGCGCCGATTGCGCGGGCTCTTGTGTCAGCCCTCCCTTTTGTTGTGCCTTGTATTTGGTCTCGTAATCCGTGGCACTCCAGTGTTTCCCATCAGCAGAAATAAAGACGCTACCTTCTTGGCCGTAGTTCTCAACAAAGACCTCTCCGCGTTTCAGGAGTAATAAAGTACGCGGTCCATCGCTTGAAAGTGTTACGAGAGAGTTTTCTGGGACGCGAATGCGATAACCTGAATCAAATTCAAGAGTGGCGTCTCCGTCCCCACGAGTTTCAAGAGAATCTAAGTTGTAAAGAAAGCCTTTGATATGAACAGCTTCTCTTTGTTGAACCCCCGCACGATAAATATCGGCTCCGCCTAAGTTTATTTCAACTTTTGCAAGGGGAATAAGGTCTAGTGATTTTTGAGAGGATTTGCTGGCGAAGAATAATGACAGCGCAACGATGAGAAGACCAATGATGATAAGAGCGGGTATTAGCCAATTATTATTTTTCGCCATAGAGAAACTATAGCGAAAAATAATTTAAGAATGTACTAAAATTACTCTGCTGCTGGAGCTGTTTCAGCAGGAACGTCAGCCGGAGTTTCAGTTGGAGCCGTAGTAGACTCAACTGGAACTGTTGGAAGCGGCATAGAGTCGATAACTGATTTAGTTTGTGTCGCAGTCATTACAGATAGAGTTAAGCAAGTCACTGCAAAGATAATAGAAACCCATACAGTCATTTTACCAGCTAGTGATTGAGCTCCTGTTGCACCAAGAAGTGAGTTTGAACCGCTCGCAGAGCCACCCATTCCTAAAGCACCATTGCTTTTAGAGTCTTGAATAAGAACTAGAACGATCAAGATAAGTGCAACAATAATGTGCAAAATTCCGATAAAAGTAGTCATCTTTTTGTTATCTCCCGAAGCTCCTGAATATAGGGACTGCATCAGGTTTCGTCCACCCAAAATATTTCTACCCAGACTGATGATGCAATGCATACAAACGTGTTCTTTTGCGGGATGTGGAGGAAGTTCAAAGAATGAAAATCTTGAATGTTCTCGCAGGTTTCTTATTTCTTATCAGTTTATCTCTGACAGCTTGTACGTCCCAAGAGGGACAGCTCAAAAAGCAAAGCATTGAAGAGGGGGATCGTATCCTTTTAGATATGCTCAAAAGAGAGGCAGAAGATTATGGGCCTCGCTCCAATTGGCTAAAGAATGCCTATGTAGACTATATATTGGCGCAATCTACTGTTCAGGTTGCCTCTTTGACCTACCCCGCAAAAGATGCGGCGTGGTTGGTCGTAGAAGTTGAGACTTTATCAAAGGACATGAGAAAGAACCTCTTGGCTGTGGCTCAGAAAGTGGACCCCAGCAAAGAAAGAAAATTCAATTACGGTGAGGCTGTCGGGCTTATTGTGCAGATGGCCGGAGTTTCTCGCGAAAAGGTGGTTCAGCCTTTGAAGACTTTGAGATATACCAAGAGGGACAAAGCTTGGGTTCTGGAGCCTTAAGGCACTGAGAAGCTAAGAGTCCGCGTCTTTTGAGTTAAGAGGATATGATGTTTTTAGTTTTTGAGGGGCTAGATGGCTCCGGTAAAAGTTCACTGATGCGCTCTCTTGAAGAGCGTTTGAATCGCGATCAAATTTCTTTTCATCGCACACGCGAACCAGGTGGTACGCCGCTTGGGGATGAAATTCGTGAAATGATTCTACGCACTCAAGGACCGAATCCTTTGCCGCGCGCAGAATTACTTTTATATGAAGCCAGTCGTGCTCAGCACGTAGATCAGGTGATTCGTCCAAAATTATCAGCCGGAGAATGGGTTCTCTGCGATCGTTTCGCCGCAAGCTCTGTTGCCTTTCAAGGTGGCGGAAGAGAGATCTCAGAATCCGATGTTGTGATGCTCAATACTTTTGCGACAGGTGGATTAGAAGCGGATTTGACAGTTCTTTTAGATCTATCTGTTGAAGAGTCGCGTAAGCGCCGTCAATCTCGAGGAGCCGCTTTAGGGGAATCCGAAGATCGCATCGAATCTGAAGCTGATGATTTTCATGAAAAAGTGCGCCAGTCCTTTTTAAAACAAGCGCGCGGTGCAGAGGCAAAATGGTTAGTTTTAGATGCATCTAAAACACCCCAAGAATTGTCGAGCGAACTTCTAGAAGCACTTATTACACGAGGATTTTTAAAAGCATAATGGCACGTATTTTAGACTCTGTACTTGGTCATGAACAAATTATCGAAAAGATCTTAGAGTCTTTCGAAATGGGTCGTCCTGGGCAAACGAACTTATTTGTAGGTCCTTCAGGGATTGGCAAAAAGAAGGTTGCCATGGGGTTGGCGCAAGCTCTTCTCTGTACAGAATCAAAGCGTGCTTGCGGACGTTGTCCGTCTTGTTTTCGTATGAGTGCAGGCAGTCACGAGGGCTTCATGCTGGTGGAGCCTTCTGGGGCGCAAATCAAAATGGATCAAGCCAAAGAGGTTATCGAGTTCTTGAGTTTTAAAAGTATAAGTGGCAACCGAGTCATTATTATTGATCAAGCTCAGAACCTAAATCCTCAAGCCGCGAACTCTCTTTTAAAAACTTTGGAAGAGCCACCTCCAGGAACTTTTTTCTATCTTATTGCTCCGAGTGTTTCTGGATTAATGAGTACGATTCGCTCTCGTTCAAAAGTTGTCCAATTTCGCCCTCTGTCTGCGGAGTTATTAGCAAAAAAAGTTCAAGCACCTACGTGGGCTTTGCGCTCAGCGGGGGGAAGTTTTGAGAAGTTGGAGCAGCTTCAAGAGGGACCAGAGCAAGAACTGAGAAAGAAATCTGCAGAGATTTTGCAACTCTTCTTGCGCGATGACGACTTTCTTTTAAGTGAAGCTTGGCGTTCGGAGTTCAAGGATCGTTCTCAGGCGCAACGGTTGATGTCTTATTGGGTGAGTTACGCCAAAGATGCTATTTATCTGCAAGAAGAAATGAAAACTCAAATTCAAAACTTGGACATGGTAAATCTCATTAAATATTTAGCAGAATTTGAGAGAGAGTTCTTGCTGAGTCTGGCGCAGAAATCTCTAGAAGCTGAACGGGCCTTTTTGGCCCATCGAGATGCACAGTTGGTGATGGAAGAATTGTTTGTAACAATTCGCCGCTAAACTCTTGGACTTGCACAGAGTCTTTCCTTAAGAGAAAGTAAAACTATGGAATGGATTGATATTCACGCTCATCTAAATATGTTGGAAGAAGGGGTAGAGCCTGCCCTCGAAGCGGCGCGTGCTGCTGGAGTCAAGCGAGTGATCACGATAGGAACAGAGCCTAAGGATCATCCGATTGTTTTGGAGATAGCGCGTAAGTATTATCCTGAAGTCTATTGCACTCTCGGCGTGCATCCTCATGAGGGCGGCACCTATACCGCAGAAGCTGGGAAATTTATTGAAGACAATCTCCATGATCCTTGCGTCGTGGCAGTGGGGGAGATTGGTTTAGATTATTATTACGATAATTCACCTCGCGAAGCGCAGCAGGAGGCCTTCCGGGCTCAGCTTGAAATTGCACGCAAGCACAAAATGCCTATCGAGATTCACACTCGCGATGCAGAAGAAGACACGGTGCGAATTCTCTCTGAGTTTAAAGGGGAACTGACTGGGTTGATTCACTGTTTTACTGGGACGGAGTGGTTGGCCCGCCAAGCACTGGATCTGGGGTTAAACATTTCCATCAGTGGTGTAGTGACTTTTAAAAACGCCGATAGCCTGCGCGAAACTGTGAAGATGCTTCCATTGGATCGGATTCACGTTGAAACCGATGCTCCATTTTTAGCTCCAATTCCTATGCGCGGTAAAAAGAACACTCCGGCTTATGTTGTTCATACGGCAGAATTTGTGGCGCAATTAAAAGGTATTTCTTTAGAAGAGCTTTGCGCGCAGACAAAGATTAATGCGCTTAAGATGTTTCCTAAAATTCAATGGCCCTCTTAGTGAGTTTCTAAGGCCCCTTTTTTAGAGGGGCTCTTCTGGTTTTTTCGAACACTGGCTTTTACCCCACACAGAGTAAAAAATTCAGGCTTGTGCAAGAGTCAGGCTGAATTCCGAGTGATGGTCAAATTGACCTACTTTTTAACCGTTGCACGGGGGCAATCTGTCTTAAGGCAAGAAATAAGGCCCAAGGCTCTATATTGAAGCCTATCCGGTGCGCCTTTTCTTATTTTCATTAAAGTGACGTTCCTGAGATCTAAGAGGTGGTTCCTTTTTGGCTCCGAATTCTTTGGCACAAGAATTGGAGTAGAGGATTTCCGAATCTTTTAAAGACTTAAAAGGAGTCACAATGAAAAAGAACCTCATCCTCGGATCACTTATAGTTACATCTGTTATGCAAGCAGCTTCTCCGGCGTTAGCTAACAAGGAAACTATCGGAAACATCATTGGTGGTGTTATCGGTGGTGCAGTTGGCTCTCAAATCGGAAAAGGTAACGGTAATAAAGCAGCTATCATCATCGGCGCTATTGCTGGAACGATGATTGGCGGAAAAGTTGGTAAAGATTTAGATGAAGCGGATCGGCGCGCGCTTGTAGATGCACAAAACCGTGCTCTGCGTGATCAGTTAGGCCGTCGTAACGACTGGGATGGTCGCAGCCACGGTTCGAGAACGGGTGCTCGCGGAAGCTTTACTTCGACTCGTGAAGGTTACAACTCAAGAACTGGTGAGTATTGCCGTGAGTACACGAGTGTAATTTCAACTCGTTCTGGAACAGAGACAACTCGCGGAATCGCTTGTTCTCGTAGAGATGGTTCTTGGTATGAAGTGCGCGAAACTGAAGTTCGCTTCAATAACCCAGGTCATGGTGGCGGTGGTCACGGTGGACAACGTCCTCCTCAGTACCCACAACCAGGTTACCCACAACAACCGACATATCCTTCTCAGCCGAGCTATCCACAGCCTCCAGCTCCTCCGACAAGACCGGCTCCGCCATCTCAAGGTCGCTATGAGGGGACAGTTCAGTTGAATCAGGTTACTCGTAGATCCGGTGGAGAGTGGTTCCGAATCACTTTCAATAGACCAGTTTCTTTGAGTGCAGTTGAGGTTCGTGCTTTATCTCACGGCGTAAAGCTTCATGAAGCAGTTGCACATACTGTAAATGGCTCACAACTTCGTCTTCATGAGTTCAGCCCAACAGGAAACTTCTACGCTGGACAAAGCGTAATTTCCTCTAACAGCCTGAACTACGGTGGTGGCCGCGATATTATCCAAGTGATCGACATCAGAGCAGAATCTATGGGTGGTTACGCGGATCTTTTAGTACGCGTGATGTCTAACAGCGACTACCCATCAATGTCTGTTACTCGTTACTAAATAATACTTAGGATTAAGGTCCAAACTTTAAAGCCAGCCTATGACTTAGCATGTCTAGGCTGGCTTTTTTTTATGCAAAAGTTGATATTGAGAGAGCTAAAAAAAGGAGCTCTCTCATGTCTAAACTACGTGTTGGTATCAACGGTTTTGGTCGTATCGGTCGTGTTCTCTTTCGTGCGGGTTTTGAAAAACTCGATATCGTTGGAATTAACTCATTAGACAGTATCGAAGGTGATGCTCATCTTCTAAAATACGATTCTTCGCATGGAATTTTTAATGCTGATGTAACTACGGAAGGCGAACACACGCTTGTAGTGAACGGTAAGAAAATCCCAACTTCAGCAACTCGCAATCCAGCAGAGATCCCTTGGAAACAATGGGGTGGTGTGGATATGGTTCTTGAGTGTACAGGCGCTTTCAAAGATAAATCTGAATTTGCAACGCACTTAAACAACGGCGCGAAACGCGTTTTGGTTTCTGGCCCTGCGGAAAAAGGCGCAGACTTAACTGTGGTTTACGGAATCAATCACACAGCTTATGACCCTGCAAATCACACCGTGGTTTCAAACGCATCTTGCACAACGAACTGCTTAGCTCCTTTAGCGAAAGTTCTTAACGATGCATTCGGGATTGAACACGGAACTATGATGACAGTTCACTCTTACACGAATGATCAAAAGATTTTAGATGCTCCTCACAAAGATCTTCGCCGCGCTCGTTCTGCAGCAGTGAGCATGATTCCAACAACAACAGGTGCTGCGAAAAACGTAGGACTTGTTCTTCCTGAGATGAAAGGTCGTATCGACGGCATTTCAATTCGCGTTCCGACTCCAAACGTATCTTTAGTGGATTTCACTTTCACAGCAAAAAAAGATGTGACTGTGGAAGCTGTTAACAATGCTTTGATCGAAGCTTCTAAAGGCGCTTTGAAAGGTATTCTTGCAGTTGAGACTAAGGAACTTGTGAGCGTTGACTTCAATGGCAATACACACTCTTCAATCGTGGACCTTGCATCAACGATGGTTGTTGGCCCACGCATGGTGAAAGTTCTTTCTTGGTACGACAATGAAGTGGGCTTCTCTAACCGCATGGTTGATATGGCTCTTTATATGGCTCAGAAAGGTCTTTAATTTATGTCTAATGGCCTTAAGGGAATCAAGACAGTTCGTGATTTTAACCTCGAAGGGAAAGTTGTTTTTCTTCGTCTTGATCTAAACGTACCTATGAAGGACGGGAAAATCACAGATGAAAATAGAATCACAGCTTCTCTGCCGACGATTAAGTATTGCATGGAGCAAGGAGCAAAGCTTGTACTTGCTTCTCACTTAGGTCGCCCTAAATCTAAAGATGACAAAGAGTTTTCCTTAGAGCCAGTGGCTCGTCGTCTAGGGGAGCTTTTGAGTGCAGAAGTGAGTTTGGTAGAAGAACCAGATTCAGATGCTCCGAAGCACCTTCTTGTGAACTTGAAGAAGAATCAGTTGATCCTTCTTGAAAACGTTCGCTTTGAAAAAGGTGAGACTGAAGACTCCATTGAGTTTGCACAAAAGATCGCTAGCTATTGTGATATCTACATCAATGATGCATTCGGTGCTTCACACCGCGCGCATGCAACGATTCATGCTCTTCCATCTGTGATGAAAGAAAAGGGCATTGGGTTTTTAATCGAAAAAGAAATCACAATGCTGGATTCTCTTTTGCAAAACCCAAAACGTCCTTACATCGCAGTGATGGGTGGAGCTAAAGTTTCTGATAAAATCCCTGTATTTGAGCGCCTCATGGATATCGTTGACGGATTTGTTGTCGGCGGAGCTATGGCTTACACGTTTTTAGAAGCGCAAGAAATTCCGGTTGGAAAATCTTTAGTTGAAAAAGACAAAGTTCGTTACGCACGTGAGATGATCGAAAGAATCGCAGCTCGTGATAAAACTTTATTATTACCTGTTGATCACGTCGTCACTAAAGGAATCACTGACACTGTAAACGTTCGCACAACTTCCGATGCGGTTATTCCAGCAGACGAGTTGGGCGTGGATATCGGACCTAAAACACTTCAGAATTATTCAGCAGCTCTTAGAGAAGCAGGAACTATTTTCTGGAATGGTCCAATGGGTATCTTTGAAACACCTGAGTTTTCACGCGGTACATTCGGTGTAGCGAAGGCGATCGCTGAATCTAACGGTGTGAAAATCGTAGGTGGTGGAGATTCTGCTGCAGCTGCGGAAATGTCTGGCTTTGCGGATAAGATGACTCATATCTCTACGGGTGGTGGGGCTTCTTTGGAATATCTTCAAGGGGATAAACTGCCTGGACTAGAGATTCTTCGCGCGAAGAAAATTTCTAGCATTTAAAGAAAGGTTTGAAGGAATGAAGAAAATTTTTGCAGCAAACTGGAAGCTTTTTAAATCACCTCAAGAGACTCGGGATTACTTTAAGTCTCTTCTTGAAGTGATTTCTTCAGCAACGGGTGAGTTGGTTTTCTTTCCTTCGACTATTTGTTTAGAGGCTGCAAGCACAAGCTTGAAAAACTCTTCCGTAAAGTGGGGCGCACAGAATTGCTATATCCAAGTTGAAGGTGCTTTCACGGGGGAAACTTCTGCCAAGGTCACTAAAGACCTTGGCGCAAGTTACATGCTGATTGGTCACAGTGAGCGTCGCAGTTTGTTTGCTGAAACAGACGCGATGATTGCCGATAAAGTGGCTTTGGCGCAGTCCTTAGAGATGACTCCGATGTTATGTATTGGTGAAACTCTTGAGCAGCGTGAAGGCAAACAAACATTCCGCGTGCTTGAAACTCAACTGCATCTTGGTTTGTCAAAAGCAGATAAATCAAAGCCTTTAGTAGTAGCCTATGAGCCTGTTTGGGCGATCGGGACGGGCAAGGTGGCAACACCAGAGCAAGTCGCTGAAACTCATACGGACGTCTTTAATATTTTAAAAGAACTGGGTTTTGAAACGACGCCTATTCTTTATGGCGGAAGTGTGAAGCCAGATAACGCTGCGGGATTGATTCAGCAGAGTCATGTCTCTGGATTTTTGGTGGGTGGAGCTTCACTTCAGGTTGAATCTTTCCAGAAGATTTTTTCGGTTTAGTGAAGCAAATTAGATAATTGTATTTTTGAAGAAGTAGCTCGCAATCTTCCTTGGTGTTCAGTCTTTTCTGTAAATACAAAATGGTTTTTATCGAGTGCGTTCTGAGTTCCTCTCTAGAAAAGCATCACCGTTGCAAACTTGTAATGATGTTTTTGTTTAATGGCGGTGAACTCGACTTTCGAAGACTTTTGCTCTGGCTTGTCCTGCCCGATAAGAATTCATGCTTAAAGGTATCCAGTTATTTTTTTACGTTCTGGTATGGCTCCTTTTGGCCAGTGCTTGTGGTGGAAAACTGTCTGTTGAGAATCTGTCCTCGACAGAGCCCCCAACATTTTCTGGTGCCGTGTTAAAGCCTGCGATGAAGGTCAGCTTTATTTCTATTGATCCAAGTGTTCTTTCAAGCCAACTGACTCCTCTTGTTAAAGGCTTAGCCACTCACGAAGACTCACATAATGTGACTTTGTACTCAGATGAGACGTGCAGTGTTCCGATTGGTGCAGGTAGCGCAAGTCAGTTTCCTCTGGCTGGAATACGAGCCCTAGTTATACCTAATATTACTACGCATATTCATGCTCGAGTGTTCGATATTTCTGGAAACTTCGGTCCATGCCAAATCATGACATCTTATACATCAGATACGATTGCACCATCTCTCTTTCAATTTAAGATCGATGAAGCATCTTTTGTGAACAAGACTTTATTGAACTATTCGGTCATTGGGGACTCAGCAGATATCGCATCCTATTGTATTTTAGAAAATGATACTGATATACAAAATTGTATTTGGAATTCACCACCTTTACCTCTGACATTAGTGTCAACAGCTCCTCATGGATTTAAAGCATACACTTTGGCATTTAAGGACGCCGTCGGAAATATTTCCAATCGCGTATTTTCTAATACGGTCTATGTTGATATAACTCCACCGACAGAGCCGACCAGCCCGTCGACAGTCCCGCCAACACCGTCTAGTGTGATAGCTCCATTAATCAAGGGCTTTGCTGATCTAGAGACTTCAGAGGTTGCGATTTATAGCGATAGCTTATGTTCAATGACTCTTGGAAGAGGCAGCCGCGATAGCTTTCTGACTACCGGAATTCAAATAACGGTGGGAGTTGGGGCAACCACTTCTTTATTCGCGCAGGCAAGGGATCTTGCGGGTAATACTTCAAACTGCGTGTATCTCATCGATTATGTCCACCAAAGTGGTGCCTTAACACCTCTAACGGTAGGATACTTTTCTATTTCTCCGTTGTCTCCTTCGGCAAATCAAAACCCTAAAATCAAAGGGTACGCTTCAACAGATGTCGTGAATATTGATTTTTATGGACAGTCTTCCTGTACGGGAACGATAATTGGAGCGGGTATAAAGTCAGAGTTCGAGAGTTCTGGAATTGCTGTGACA carries:
- a CDS encoding hypothetical protein (COG3770 Murein endopeptidase), whose amino-acid sequence is MKQLSVKLIHSIALMSFLAACAPDSRQMPSEATTTYAPKKPIITEGDSYRLARGATRIDAMDVVYDSETRSMSLKGRIEYLDLKDSRLRNIDLDMLGLADQNGFVVLKNTATMLALPDGVQVAAKATCLGQDLSCTASFIDIYLYAEGVVYHHQVEHDQNKSKEKVETPVDTEDDPDYGVGSDDVEGEPGPYVGSIQDDIRSLLDWNIIEDSKAEKKTEVKDPKKDDKKNEKKDSVGSDKKEDPKSPKKDEPKKEEPKKETPKKEEPKKEQPKIEAPKKEEPKKETLPPAKPPVKDEKKEGPKPADVAKANQAVGSVNSGRLENAANLLTIEKNLTIPGFKILRPERLAHFGANELSYIIQLMGKTTERLLPEYKLSVGDLSRERGGQLGRHKSHQNGLDVDVAFFFKNKTFQTFFASAVAVNKPHADWMVEPQWELFKEVVNTKLIDRIFIHAALKKSLCEHAIKTGELQKGKNDSLAFETLRRLIPEKDHHNHFHLRVKCSSAQVRCRQMAEPVANSGCF
- a CDS encoding putative lipoprotein LipL45; this translates as MAKNNNWLIPALIIIGLLIVALSLFFASKSSQKSLDLIPLAKVEINLGGADIYRAGVQQREAVHIKGFLYNLDSLETRGDGDATLEFDSGYRIRVPENSLVTLSSDGPRTLLLLKRGEVFVENYGQEGSVFISADGKHWSATDYETKYKAQQKGGLTQEPAQSAQPSTPSTTGSLTSEYLQETLKNHRASFFKCYTQLLQKTPGVVGHASLSFTIERTGKISQADIASSNIQDATFRKCLLDALRRVEFRAFSGDPISTIFPLRFE
- a CDS encoding preprotein translocase subunit SecG; its protein translation is MHCIISLGRNILGGRNLMQSLYSGASGDNKKMTTFIGILHIIVALILIVLVLIQDSKSNGALGMGGSASGSNSLLGATGAQSLAGKMTVWVSIIFAVTCLTLSVMTATQTKSVIDSMPLPTVPVESTTAPTETPADVPAETAPAAE
- a CDS encoding hypothetical protein (COG0125 Thymidylate kinase) — its product is MFLVFEGLDGSGKSSLMRSLEERLNRDQISFHRTREPGGTPLGDEIREMILRTQGPNPLPRAELLLYEASRAQHVDQVIRPKLSAGEWVLCDRFAASSVAFQGGGREISESDVVMLNTFATGGLEADLTVLLDLSVEESRKRRQSRGAALGESEDRIESEADDFHEKVRQSFLKQARGAEAKWLVLDASKTPQELSSELLEALITRGFLKA
- a CDS encoding DNA polymerase III delta' subunit (COG0470 ATPase involved in DNA replication), which codes for MARILDSVLGHEQIIEKILESFEMGRPGQTNLFVGPSGIGKKKVAMGLAQALLCTESKRACGRCPSCFRMSAGSHEGFMLVEPSGAQIKMDQAKEVIEFLSFKSISGNRVIIIDQAQNLNPQAANSLLKTLEEPPPGTFFYLIAPSVSGLMSTIRSRSKVVQFRPLSAELLAKKVQAPTWALRSAGGSFEKLEQLQEGPEQELRKKSAEILQLFLRDDDFLLSEAWRSEFKDRSQAQRLMSYWVSYAKDAIYLQEEMKTQIQNLDMVNLIKYLAEFEREFLLSLAQKSLEAERAFLAHRDAQLVMEELFVTIRR
- a CDS encoding TatD related DNase (COG0084 Mg-dependent DNase) → MEWIDIHAHLNMLEEGVEPALEAARAAGVKRVITIGTEPKDHPIVLEIARKYYPEVYCTLGVHPHEGGTYTAEAGKFIEDNLHDPCVVAVGEIGLDYYYDNSPREAQQEAFRAQLEIARKHKMPIEIHTRDAEEDTVRILSEFKGELTGLIHCFTGTEWLARQALDLGLNISISGVVTFKNADSLRETVKMLPLDRIHVETDAPFLAPIPMRGKKNTPAYVVHTAEFVAQLKGISLEELCAQTKINALKMFPKIQWPS
- a CDS encoding hypothetical protein (COG4520 Surface antigen); translated protein: MKKNLILGSLIVTSVMQAASPALANKETIGNIIGGVIGGAVGSQIGKGNGNKAAIIIGAIAGTMIGGKVGKDLDEADRRALVDAQNRALRDQLGRRNDWDGRSHGSRTGARGSFTSTREGYNSRTGEYCREYTSVISTRSGTETTRGIACSRRDGSWYEVRETEVRFNNPGHGGGGHGGQRPPQYPQPGYPQQPTYPSQPSYPQPPAPPTRPAPPSQGRYEGTVQLNQVTRRSGGEWFRITFNRPVSLSAVEVRALSHGVKLHEAVAHTVNGSQLRLHEFSPTGNFYAGQSVISSNSLNYGGGRDIIQVIDIRAESMGGYADLLVRVMSNSDYPSMSVTRY
- a CDS encoding glyceraldehyde-3-phosphate dehydrogenase (COG0057 Glyceraldehyde-3-phosphate dehydrogenase/erythrose-4-phosphate dehydrogenase), with protein sequence MSKLRVGINGFGRIGRVLFRAGFEKLDIVGINSLDSIEGDAHLLKYDSSHGIFNADVTTEGEHTLVVNGKKIPTSATRNPAEIPWKQWGGVDMVLECTGAFKDKSEFATHLNNGAKRVLVSGPAEKGADLTVVYGINHTAYDPANHTVVSNASCTTNCLAPLAKVLNDAFGIEHGTMMTVHSYTNDQKILDAPHKDLRRARSAAVSMIPTTTGAAKNVGLVLPEMKGRIDGISIRVPTPNVSLVDFTFTAKKDVTVEAVNNALIEASKGALKGILAVETKELVSVDFNGNTHSSIVDLASTMVVGPRMVKVLSWYDNEVGFSNRMVDMALYMAQKGL
- a CDS encoding phosphoglycerate kinase (COG0126 3-phosphoglycerate kinase), whose amino-acid sequence is MSNGLKGIKTVRDFNLEGKVVFLRLDLNVPMKDGKITDENRITASLPTIKYCMEQGAKLVLASHLGRPKSKDDKEFSLEPVARRLGELLSAEVSLVEEPDSDAPKHLLVNLKKNQLILLENVRFEKGETEDSIEFAQKIASYCDIYINDAFGASHRAHATIHALPSVMKEKGIGFLIEKEITMLDSLLQNPKRPYIAVMGGAKVSDKIPVFERLMDIVDGFVVGGAMAYTFLEAQEIPVGKSLVEKDKVRYAREMIERIAARDKTLLLPVDHVVTKGITDTVNVRTTSDAVIPADELGVDIGPKTLQNYSAALREAGTIFWNGPMGIFETPEFSRGTFGVAKAIAESNGVKIVGGGDSAAAAEMSGFADKMTHISTGGGASLEYLQGDKLPGLEILRAKKISSI